The genome window CATGGGCTTCTTCATCGTATTTGCTGGCGGGGGACTGGCCGCGGCCGCGCGCCACGGGGTCAATCTTCTTCTTGCCCGACTGATCGGCGTCGGCTTTCCGTTCGGGACGCTGGCGGTGAACGTGCTCGGCTCGTTCCTGATGGGCGTGATCGTCGGCTATTTCGCCTTCCAGGGCGAGGCGTCGCAGAACTGGCGCCTGTTCCTCACGACCGGGATCCTTGGCGGCTTCACCACCTTTTCGGCGTTCTCACTCGACACGGTGTTGCTGTACGAACGCGGCGAACTGGCGATGGCGACCTTTTATGTCGTGGCTTCGGTCGGCCTTGCGGTCGCCGGCCTCCTCGCCGGCCTGTCGCTGCTGCGTCATTTTTCGTGAAGGGTGCGAACTCCAGCCTCTCCCCGCCGAGCGGCGGATGAATGGCTTGATTTGACCCAAAGACGACCTGCGCCGAGAATGTGCTAGTGTCACAACCTCCAACGGAAACTTGCTTGCGGACAGCCTTGGAATGGCAGAGACACAAATTGAATGGACCGATGCGACTTGGAATCCGGTCGCCGGGTGCTCGATCATTTCCC of Methylocystis sp. SC2 contains these proteins:
- the crcB gene encoding fluoride efflux transporter CrcB; this encodes MGFFIVFAGGGLAAAARHGVNLLLARLIGVGFPFGTLAVNVLGSFLMGVIVGYFAFQGEASQNWRLFLTTGILGGFTTFSAFSLDTVLLYERGELAMATFYVVASVGLAVAGLLAGLSLLRHFS